The genomic region ATAATGCATACTTATTGGTttggtgaaaatcaatatttcGCTTTTCACTGTACTCCACTGTTCTGAGGGGAATGGTGCAAAAACCGACACGATATTCTGAAATCATTCAATCTAATGAGATGTTAAACTTATTTTCATCTGAAAATGTTTGTGATATCACCTATACTGTAGATGCAGGCATAAGACTTTTCCTCATTTCAAGCACATTCACAACAACCCAACCTTGTAGATTTTCTCTAAGCATGTATGCCACTTCAATTTACATAATCTACTTTACCCAAATACTAACTAGAACAAGCAAAACAGCTGTAACTGCTAAAGTCTTGCTCACACATGAAGCTTTTATAATGTGTCTTTTTATGACAGGCTTATATAATTAATCTTTGACACAGAAGCATCACTGCGTGCAACATAACAGTCATATCTTGTTAAAGAGCCATTTGAGGCTCCATAGCCACCTATTCTATATTTTTGATTGCAAGGCGAGACTATAGATTCTAACAAggatattgtattattatttacaatattattattgtattattattatattgtataatatttataaagctTATTAAAGCAGGAATCTGTTTTGTAATGAGGATATACAGAATAAAACCAGCTGTGCTTTATTATGCCAATATAATATTCACATATAATCTGTGACAGACACAGgccaattattttaataaaaaaacatacactatgtgaaatataattttatttctttattaaaagcagACATTGCTGCACTGATTTGATTGTATAACATATCACACttcatgtttaaattatttaattaacactaaaaatgtatttgcaccACGCTGTGCCATGTTATCACCTCAATGGtaacaaagaataaaaatatacaatgtgccaattgtactttttttttccgtACACCACATCATTCCATCCTCACATCATCACAAAAATGGAGCCCTTACTGCCCATCTGCACTCACATTGTAGGTGGTCTAAGTGTATGTTGCAGGTGCAATGCTGCGTGTGCCTTCTGCAAATGGATCTTAGAGTTTTTGCTTTCAACACCTCTTTAAAGAAGCTGTCACTATAGGTTTTAGTCAGCATAAGTAATTTTCAATTTCCTTTTAGATTTTAATGTTGTACAATGTTATTTTAGCAgataaatgtcatttttgtattatattttaaataataaattaaatactgtaatatttcatttaacaatgtgcatgtgtgtgttgattaCAGTTTAAAACTAGCTGTTAATTCTTCAAtaacagtaaaaagaaaaagcagtggAAAGAAGTGGTAATTTGCCTGCTTGTAGAATTATACCTGTTTGTAGTGCTACATGAAAGTCTAATGAACAAAAAAGCTAAATGAAAACCTttaatttagttaaaaaaaataagttcatTTTTACAGAGGTTCATTCTGTTTTAAAGAGGGAACACAGCAGCCTGAAATGGTCATTTTCTTTGATTTcatttgatcatttaaaaaagattttgcctttacattgtttttatactgaatgaataaaaaggTTATGACACAGTGCATATACTTATACTGTATAGTGTCATTCCCAAGtaaaaaacattacagtatttgtgatgataatagtaataataataataataataataataataataataattgagctgtatagtatagtgttgcAGCCGGTAGATTCTTTGGTATAATTTTCATGATTTCACACTGCCTCATCTTGGCAAAGCAACAAAATCAGTGAATGGCAGCacataaatttattttaattgtaacaCTGTTTATTGTTTTCATAAGTGTTAAGGATTGTATAGCTTCAGCATACTAAAATGACATTGCTTGCATCAGTGACTATGGGATATTTCTATGTTCTCAGTATGAATTCagttaaatacaatttttattagtagaatgtttaacaatagacaaagtcccaaagcagctttacaaaaatacatatattacaaatatacattttaaattaacaaGAGCCTAGTGTTGCATAGTGATGATCTAGTGATGATCTCAAAAATTATATCACTTAAATGTTGACAATAAATTATTTCGATTATAAATTATCTTTTGATTGGGCATGTCgaatgtttttctcttttcttcccacAGCACTTAACCGACCCCTCagaacaataacaaacaaaatgctacagcacaacaacaacaataactacCCTTGCCTGGATGTGGCCCATAGAGAGCTGCTCCATGGTTGCAGGCGAAATGGTACGACGTTCAGCAGTGCCCTCGGATTTGGCGCAATCCCACTAATTAAAGGTCTTAGGGCCTGGGCAGTAAGTGGAGGATATTCAAGAAGTAAGAGAAAAACTGCAGCTGCTTCTCAAGCATCTGACACAGCTCATGAGAGTAGAATCGGGAGTATTCATAGGAAGACACATTCATTTCATACACCTGGGGTCAGGCAAGGAGGACTTGGTGCTCTAGTGACTGTGGCCACATTAAAGGACTCTGATGGAGGCAGACAAACCCAAACTCGATGCCTCTTTCTCAATGCTGAAGGATGCAATTACCTCTGTACTGTGGGGACCAGAGTGGATGGAAGAAAATCTGAAAAAGGGAGTCAGGATGGCTTGGGAATTTCTGATGGCAGACCTGTCCGGAAATGGAGGAAGTCTAACAAGAGGCCTAAATCCATGGAGAATATCTCATTGGTTGAGAATAAAGAGGGAGACAGCTCTACGAAACCGGAACTTTTGGACAAACACTCCATAACACAGTGCCTACAGGCAAAAAGTGCCCTGACAGCAATTAACAATGATGAAGAGCATGCAAATGGGTCACAGTTTTCTGTGAAAGAAGACACAACACTAGCCTCTTGCCCAAAACTCAATTATAGCTTTGGGGATCAAGACATACCCATTTCTACCAGCGACTGCACAGAAAATACCACAGAATTGAGTCAAAATGAGAGTGAATTTATAGCCGAAGTGACTCTGAATCATGTATTAAAATACAAGGAAAGTGCTATGCCATACTCTGAAAAGCATAGTCCAGGATTTGAAGTAGTTATGCATAAGAAAAATGGAATCTTATCCACCATTAGCCataatcacaccacacacaccattttaacagaaagaaatctaaataaatcCAGTGAATTTGATATGGAGAAATCTAAACAGCATGGGGTAGAGTCTGAAATAGTTTCAGCGGATACCAATAAGACGAATGGAACTAATAGTCACTTTGAGGAGGCCATTATAAACCCTGCATTCAGCAACCTTTCAGATGATACTTTTTTAACGGTTTCACAAGTgaaaagagagataaagaataGGAAAGATGAGAGTTCCTTGAATAATGAAATGGAGAAGATTGTCCATTTTGGTGAAATGAAGAAAGTAAATCATTTGAAAGAACCAGCAGAGGAGCATTTGGGGTCACCAGTGTGTAGTTTTCATCAAAAGCAGGAAGTAATCATGGAAGTAAATATGACATTTAAGGAGGGAGGGGAattaaatgccacaaatgaGACTTTTGAGGAGCTTGCTAATTCTTTATCACAAGGTTCTGGCTTTTTCATTGTTGCTAATGCTATTACGTCGTCGTCTAATCCGGCCCCCACCACAAATGCAACTGCCCTCAGAGCCATGAGTAGTCAGCAACAAGAGGAGACCGAGGGTATGAGATTAGCAGTAAAACCAGCATTGGAGCAGTTCAAAAAGCAAGAGAGAGGCCAGGAAGAGGAGAATGTGGCAGATGAAGAGCTTGGAGTGGTGGATGAAGCAGATGAGGATGAATTTGGCATTTTTATGAAGGCAGGAGATGAGCAGATCTGGAATGCAGGATTCAACGAGCTCAAAAAAGTGCCTTGTGAAAAGAATGTTGGCATTGGTGAGTGCAACTTTATGGTAGACTTTATCTCCTGTGGTGTTCAGTACTTGTTATGTCTGCTAGAATTGTTCTGTCCAACTGACCCAGGTTGTCTTTTAAGATTTTATAGCAACACATTTGTTGCTACATACATTGTCCATCTGAGTATTTGTCACTATAAAcatcatgttttgttttatatttgtgtattattgGCTCTCAACTCAAAGTAAGGTTGTACAGTATTGACTTCTTATAATAATTTGCCACATTTATGGGAAAATagcaaaatataattataatataataatacaaaaacatttttaattttctgcACCTGGACTGTCAGAGCTTTGAACGCCTATTCTACTCAGTACTCTAAATGCTAAATATAAATCAGATTGAGAGggattttttttgctatttcatTAAGACTAACATTAATCTAGACTGACCTGGACTCCTGCAGGCCCCCTCACTTCTCATAAATTTACTGGGAATGCAGCActtgcattctctctctctctctctctctctctctctctctctctcactctctctctctctctgtgatccTCTTAGCCTTATACTAGATGCAGCTCAAATCAGAGTCAAGCTAATACAAAGAGCACTGTGGAAAATCTTACCTTATTGTGTCtataaataagtgtaatgtGCAATCCAAATAGTAAATATGGTATAtactaaatactgtatatatcatagaaataaaacactgtattgGCATATACCATCATTTCCAGTGCAACATGTGCTGTCCATGATGTTTTGTAGTAAGCAGCATTAGGTGGCGGTATGCAGCAAACTCAGCCAATAAGTAAAGGAAGTTTACAATCTCCTTTTAAGTATTGTGTAAGCTGCTTGTGGGCTCTGTTTTTGAGATAGTTGTGCCTGCACAAAAGCAAGACTCAAATGTCACAGTGATGGATATTTTTGACCATTGGTGCAGGTGCTAATGGGGCACAGAGCAGTACAAATAGTGTGCAGTAGAGTGTAAACATTGCAAGAGCAACCTTGAGGTGAATTGAAGTGGCAGTGCAGTACAAACTTCAGCAAAGTGAGCATCGTAACCAGACAGCAAAATAAATGTCAGCAAATTGAAATTACACTGGCAATAAAGTGACAGTGCCTAAAGCTATGAATGAGTATGAGTGTCTGATTATAGAACTACTCAGGTTCTCTAGAACAATACTTGCTCATGGGCTTCTACATAGACCGCTAGctatgtattatatttactgATAAATAGCAAACGTGTTGTATAAAGTAGCCCCCAAAAAACGCTGCTCAAAACATTACCTGCATATTGCAAGCCAATTAAAGCCCTGTACACAAGAGCTTTATCTAGATAATCTGCTTTACACCAGATTCAACACTGTTGaacatgtttatttgttgaATCATTCAAGATGgtcatgcaaaagaaaaaactaaataaagcgGTAATTTGGAATTACAGTAATCCACCGCTTTATCGGTTCCAATCTCGTGCCCCCAGTTtattgcggaattgcatttgccacataattaATTTGCttcgctgattttcccggtctcttttctctggaattgtttttttatggagttttatgttgaaataatgaaatttataaatacaaatatatttattaattatataatttagtaaaatgttaaaacGGTACATTACTGTATACATAATATAGCAATTTTATCGCGATAAACTGTGATTACTGTATACTGAATCTGTATGGATTCTGCAatttacatatgtgtgtgttattaagaATTATTTACATGGCACATAGAAGTCCGTGTTTGACTAAAAATCACACAGTAGttctttatagattttttttacagataataAATTTGTTGTTACGTTAAGGATGAAGTGGCCTATTTATTTTTGAAGTGGGGTGATATAAATTGTAAACATTCACAAAGCCACTTTGTAGGAAACGGGACCAATAGAGGTTTCGAGTAACAAAAgctaattttttaaaacaaaatcagtTTCACCTGCTTGCTGTGTCCTGTCAGCACAATCCATTGTTTTATGACTATTAGCTATTTGACAACTCAATAGCCATTCAACCACTCATTACAAAGGAACTGGACTGCTTATCCCCAATTAGCAAGCCAGTGATGacagtggtgaggaaaaactccccaagatggtatgaggatgaaacctcaagaggaaccagactaaacgGGGACCTATTCTTGTCTGATTAGCActgaaaatgtattcattatatGCTTGAaattgacaataaaagcctacttgAGCCTACTTGAAGCAAATATGCTGTCATTGGCAAAACTGGAGAACATTTCATGttttgattatttgttttgttactgtatgggaagtggcagctcagtggttatagCTGTTGGCTACTGATTGGActgttgggggttcaagccccactaTTGCccagctgccactcttaggcccttaagcaaggcccttaacccataTGCTCCTGGTGTGCTGCATCAAGGCTGAGTTCTGACCCCAGCATCCTAACTTTGATGGGATATGTGCTGAAAaatgtcactgtgctgtaatgccTATGAGACAAGTAAAAAGCCTCTTTCTTACTTTAGCCTTATGGGTTTTTGTACAAAATTAAAGTAACAaatagggctgaaacgattccttgagtagcttgagtaatttgaatacaaaaaagcatCGAGGCAATTTATTTGTCCagttaactacacacagagcactgggtgtccccacggaccattattactgacgcattGCCCACTAATCTCTGAAAAATGGTGGAACATGGAGGAAAAATCAAGGGGCAAGGAGAAAATTCAggccaaaaaaattaaaaaaattgcaacctaaaaaataaagaaaacactgtacagtgtgtttaacTGTTAAGTGTTAAGTGATTTGAAatggatttatatttttttatttatgatattttttatttatatatttgtaatttgcattttgatgtaatatggctattaaatgcactggggtttagttttcacaaatATTCCTGTATGCaaattcagcaataaaaaatgtattttgttttaaaatggaaCAAATTAGAATTTGGAaagacctgtcttattttctcttgtatgtttagcattgctctttaataaagaaaatgtactttttatatGTTTAGCTCGATTATTCGATAgaataatcgttagaatacttaattactaaaataattgatagctgCAACCCTAGTAGCAAACTTCAGGCAACAAATAGACACCAGGGCAGtgggaatgttttttgtttgtttgtctgtctgctaAAT from Silurus meridionalis isolate SWU-2019-XX chromosome 13, ASM1480568v1, whole genome shotgun sequence harbors:
- the si:ch211-14c7.2 gene encoding uncharacterized protein si:ch211-14c7.2 translates to MLQHNNNNNYPCLDVAHRELLHGCRRNGTTFSSALGFGAIPLIKGLRAWAVSGGYSRSKRKTAAASQASDTAHESRIGSIHRKTHSFHTPGVRQGGLGALVTVATLKDSDGGRQTQTRCLFLNAEGCNYLCTVGTRVDGRKSEKGSQDGLGISDGRPVRKWRKSNKRPKSMENISLVENKEGDSSTKPELLDKHSITQCLQAKSALTAINNDEEHANGSQFSVKEDTTLASCPKLNYSFGDQDIPISTSDCTENTTELSQNESEFIAEVTLNHVLKYKESAMPYSEKHSPGFEVVMHKKNGILSTISHNHTTHTILTERNLNKSSEFDMEKSKQHGVESEIVSADTNKTNGTNSHFEEAIINPAFSNLSDDTFLTVSQVKREIKNRKDESSLNNEMEKIVHFGEMKKVNHLKEPAEEHLGSPVCSFHQKQEVIMEVNMTFKEGGELNATNETFEELANSLSQGSGFFIVANAITSSSNPAPTTNATALRAMSSQQQEETEGMRLAVKPALEQFKKQERGQEEENVADEELGVVDEADEDEFGIFMKAGDEQIWNAGFNELKKVPCEKNVGIDITNSSVSNEPLSLMSDWTRDLSVRQSEDIWTAFKQEVASRGAEKECWFSTAVENMHLTHSSLNTVPNVFLEAFPCLKSSCGDSDSIPTLTELLRGPATDSLPDTNGKQSLLDGLQDLDRMIGVKYKVSESLSRKILLQSLNLRTPKPERAGGRKHNMARFSPNLPTSNQQKAAYAKRRLSYDINRNIMS